The genomic segment GAATCCGTTCTCTACATTTTGCATTACTTTAATAAAAACAGCACTTTCTTCTCTCTGGTGTCAGATGGGGGAAATCTTTCCGGGGTGCACCACATCATCCTGGTGTTGTCAGGAAAAGGAGGAGTTGGAAAGAGCACCATCTCTACGGAGATTGCACTTGCCCTGCGCCATGCTGGGAAGAAGGTGAGTGAGGAGGGTATTTGCTTCTATTGATATCCGCACCTACAGCCCCAGACTCAGAATGTCCCTCTTCGTGTTATATAAAAGAATTGCTTCTTTTTTATTACTATGTTTTCTTCCCCCAAGTAAAATGGGACACCTTGCCAATATTGTTTGGTTTATCATTTTGTACCTCCATCGATAGGTTGGGATACTGGATGTAGATCTGTGCGGTCCCAGCATTCCGCGCATGCTCAATGCTCAGAGCAAGGATGTTCACCAGTGTGACAGTGGCTGGGTACCAGTGTACGTGGATCAGGAAAAAAGCATCTCGCTCATGTCTATTGGGTTCTTGCTGGAGCAGCCAGATGATGCTGTAGTATGGAGAGGACCCAAGAAGAATGGTATGGACCAAAGCATATCATTTGGAATATAAGCAAAGAAATATCTTGGACACTGTTGTGGGTGTGACTATGGGGCATGATTTTTCTTATCTAGATAATTAttcaaagtggacctgtcacctacacataaaaagctgcatcatgaaagtcctttgcaaattaaacatgaaacacaaattctttttttcattaaaacatccatacctgtatttaaatatttgacctgtcaatcaaatattatataCTGAGGCATGGAGGTGGGGccatcaattactttcactttcaattcagcacttccttcatatcactgcacttctcacattgccccttccctcctcaggctctctAATTATGAAGGGCACTGCGCATGGGCATTacgttccccattctggtgcatacacaagattttggggtgatagaaaaatgtatcttaataacagtgtccacagaaTGGCTCTCATGCTTTCTGTGATAGTGTAATTCTAAGACTggaggaaacaacatttaaataatacatatagtgtaaataacatttattttgctcagctaacacgataataaagaatttggaattatatcttagggtgacaggtcccctttaacaaaactGCACCGCACTGATTAGACACACATAGAAATGGGAGAGGAATACTTTGAAAGGATACTGTTAATGTATTGAGGGTTAAGAGAAAATGATTGTGCCTGTGGATTGACACGATGGGCATCTGGCTAATGGCTCAGAGGGTCCTGCCTGTGATTCCATATAATCATCTCTTCTATAGCTAAACCTGTGTGAAagcttttttctctgtataatcttttatttgtttctttccCAGCTCTCATCAAGCAATTTGTAAGCGATGTGGCATGGGGGGACTTGGATTTCCTCATTATTGACACACCCCCTGGGACATCAGATGAGCATATCTCCACCGTGGATGCCTTGCGGCCTTTTAACCCCATGGGTGCATTGCTGGTCACCACACCTCAGGTAACACactgctcttaaaggaacagtaacatcaaaaaataagtgttttaaagtagtaaaaatataatgcagtgttgccctgcagtggtaaaactggtgtgtttgcttcagaaacactactattgtttagataaataagctgctgtgtagcaatgagggcagccattcaaaggagaaagggctcaggttacacatcagataagctctgtagaacataatggtgttatctgttatccactatttaacctgtgccatatagacttttttcaattaccgcctttactacacagcagcttgtttatatgaactatagtagtgtttctgaagcaaacgcattcattttacc from the Xenopus laevis strain J_2021 chromosome 9_10L, Xenopus_laevis_v10.1, whole genome shotgun sequence genome contains:
- the nubp2.L gene encoding cytosolic Fe-S cluster assembly factor nubp2 (The RefSeq protein has 2 substitutions compared to this genomic sequence): MEQTQDGGNLSGVHHIILVLSGKGGVGKSTISTEIALALRHAGKKVGILDVDLCGPSIPRMLNAQSKDVHQCDSGWVPVYVDQEKSISLMSIGFLLEKPDDAVVWRGPKKNALIKQFVSDVAWGDLDFLIIDTPPGTSDEHISTVDALRPFNPMGALLVTTPQAVSVGDVRRELTFCKKTGLRVIGIVENMSGYVCPHCTECTNIFSKGGGEELARLSGVPFLGCVPLDPLLSQSLEQGKDLMQEFPNSAAYPAISSITRQILDMASPQS